The following are from one region of the Halictus rubicundus isolate RS-2024b chromosome 15, iyHalRubi1_principal, whole genome shotgun sequence genome:
- the Spag gene encoding RNA polymerase II-associated protein spaghetti isoform X2: MDKSLLMQKQVKDNAEDMQKEFLDMKNWEAQMKRKDEELRREASGQPMLPPVRSKSKNKIKSAPTKENENNNKSKRIKSYDYSAWDKFDVDKACKDVEKEEQSDSSGDETMSTKQLEKAHEEATKHKEEGNRFVQQQKWVNAIQCYNQAITIFAYDAVFFANRGLCQLKLNNFHSAESDCSAAIQLDETYVKAYHRRATARMNLKQYKEAKQDLEKILKLEPSNKEAKSLLLQIEKKINVSNENTNKSSKNSIDKKIGEKLCSNTVPSTNSTLTKDTKDIKHSKEDKKDIKNDKDLGQTICNEKGNKPKETLKSVEDRKPADAGSTTLKQKEIGLRIPDWLPEKNDVVIIEPITRPPHLRSKKSLKKIPVVEVDFDSVRQDYKNDEITGSAHKLVQLESNSTNDNLKTNNSVEAAEPSASNDEIPPVPKTAVQFIMNWKKNKSFEFRYMYLKQIPKNSLSKIFQDSMESDIFSDILEVLRIEYIKREEFIFSYLEDLSDVKRFRTLIMFMSNKDKENLKILFEHCKIVDNVLLDEVLTLQGKYEI, translated from the exons ATGGATAAATCTCTATTAATGCAAAAACAAGTAAAAGATAATGCAGAAGATATGCAGAAAGAATTTCTTGACATGAAAAATTGGGAGGCACAAATGAAACGTAAAGATGAGGAGTTACGCAGAGAAGCAAGTGGTCAG CCAATGTTACCACCAGTCAGAAGCAAAAgcaagaacaaaataaaatctgCTCCGactaaagaaaatgaaaataataataaatcaaaaaGAATTAAGTCATACGATTATTCTGCCTGGGATAAATTTGATGTA GATAAAGCATGCAAAGATGTAGAAAAAGAGGAACAATCGGACTCATCTGGAGATGAAACTATGTCTACAAAACAATTAGAGAAAGCACATGAAGAGGCTACAAAGCACAAAGAGGAGGGCAATCGTTTCGTACAACAGCAGAAATGGGTTAACGCTATTCAATGTTACAATCAAGCAATAACAATTTTTGCATATGATGCTGTTTTTTTTGCAAATCGTGGACTATGCCAATTgaaattaaataa TTTTCATTCTGCAGAATCTGACTGCAGCGCAGCAATACAATtagatgaaacttatgtgaaaGCTTATCATAGAAGAGCTACAGCTAGAATGAACTTAAAACAATACAAAGAAGCGAAGCAAGATTTAGAAAAAATCTTAAAGCTGGAGCCATCTAACAAAGAAGCAAAATCGTTattattgcaaattgaaaaaaaaattaacgttTCAAAT GAAAATACCAACAAATCATCTAAAAACTCAATTGATAAGAAAATTGGAGAGAAACTTTGTTCTAATACTGTCCCAAGTACTAACTCAACACTTACTAAAGATACTAAAGACATTAAGCATTCTAAAGAAGAtaagaaagatattaaaaatgacAAAGATCTCGGGCAAACAATCTGCAATGAAAAGGGTAACAAACCTAAGGAAACTCTTAAATCTGTTGAAGATAGAAAACCTGCTGATGCAGGATCTACTACattgaaacaaaaagaaattggCTTGCGAATTCCTGATTGGTTACCAGAGAAAAACGATGTTGTAATAATTGAGCCTATTACAAGGCCACCACACCTACGTTCAAAG AAATCGTTAAAAAAAATACCAGTTGTTGAAGTGGATTTCGATAGTGTTCGACAGGattataaaaatgatgaaataaCAGGTAGTGCTCACAAACTTGTACAATTAGAATCGAATAGCACAAATGATAATCTGAAGACAAATAATTCGGTTGAGGCTGCTGAACCTTCAGCATCTAATGATGAAATACCTCCAGTTCCTAAAACAGCTGTACAGTTTATAATgaattggaaaaaaaataaatcgtTTGAAtttagatatatgtatctcAAG CAAATACCTAAGAATAGTTTGTCTAAAATCTTTCAAGATTCTATGGAATCCGACATCTTTAGTGACATATTAGAGGTATTACGAATAGAATATATAAAAAGAGAAGAGTTTATATTTTCATACTTGGAAGATCTCAGCGATGTCAAGCGGTTTAGGACTCTTATCATGTTCATGAGTAACAAAGACAAAGAAA atttaaaaatacttttcgAGCATTGTAAAATAGTAGATAATGTACTATTAGATGAAGTTTTAACTCTACAAGGCAAGTATGAAATCTAA
- the Spag gene encoding RNA polymerase II-associated protein spaghetti isoform X1 → MDKSLLMQKQVKDNAEDMQKEFLDMKNWEAQMKRKDEELRREASGQPMLPPVRSKSKNKIKSAPTKENENNNKSKRIKSYDYSAWDKFDVDKACKDVEKEEQSDSSGDETMSTKQLEKAHEEATKHKEEGNRFVQQQKWVNAIQCYNQAITIFAYDAVFFANRGLCQLKLNNFHSAESDCSAAIQLDETYVKAYHRRATARMNLKQYKEAKQDLEKILKLEPSNKEAKSLLLQIEKKINVSNSSNTLKENTNKSSKNSIDKKIGEKLCSNTVPSTNSTLTKDTKDIKHSKEDKKDIKNDKDLGQTICNEKGNKPKETLKSVEDRKPADAGSTTLKQKEIGLRIPDWLPEKNDVVIIEPITRPPHLRSKKSLKKIPVVEVDFDSVRQDYKNDEITGSAHKLVQLESNSTNDNLKTNNSVEAAEPSASNDEIPPVPKTAVQFIMNWKKNKSFEFRYMYLKQIPKNSLSKIFQDSMESDIFSDILEVLRIEYIKREEFIFSYLEDLSDVKRFRTLIMFMSNKDKENLKILFEHCKIVDNVLLDEVLTLQGKYEI, encoded by the exons ATGGATAAATCTCTATTAATGCAAAAACAAGTAAAAGATAATGCAGAAGATATGCAGAAAGAATTTCTTGACATGAAAAATTGGGAGGCACAAATGAAACGTAAAGATGAGGAGTTACGCAGAGAAGCAAGTGGTCAG CCAATGTTACCACCAGTCAGAAGCAAAAgcaagaacaaaataaaatctgCTCCGactaaagaaaatgaaaataataataaatcaaaaaGAATTAAGTCATACGATTATTCTGCCTGGGATAAATTTGATGTA GATAAAGCATGCAAAGATGTAGAAAAAGAGGAACAATCGGACTCATCTGGAGATGAAACTATGTCTACAAAACAATTAGAGAAAGCACATGAAGAGGCTACAAAGCACAAAGAGGAGGGCAATCGTTTCGTACAACAGCAGAAATGGGTTAACGCTATTCAATGTTACAATCAAGCAATAACAATTTTTGCATATGATGCTGTTTTTTTTGCAAATCGTGGACTATGCCAATTgaaattaaataa TTTTCATTCTGCAGAATCTGACTGCAGCGCAGCAATACAATtagatgaaacttatgtgaaaGCTTATCATAGAAGAGCTACAGCTAGAATGAACTTAAAACAATACAAAGAAGCGAAGCAAGATTTAGAAAAAATCTTAAAGCTGGAGCCATCTAACAAAGAAGCAAAATCGTTattattgcaaattgaaaaaaaaattaacgttTCAAAT TCGTCTAACACTTTAAAGGAAAATACCAACAAATCATCTAAAAACTCAATTGATAAGAAAATTGGAGAGAAACTTTGTTCTAATACTGTCCCAAGTACTAACTCAACACTTACTAAAGATACTAAAGACATTAAGCATTCTAAAGAAGAtaagaaagatattaaaaatgacAAAGATCTCGGGCAAACAATCTGCAATGAAAAGGGTAACAAACCTAAGGAAACTCTTAAATCTGTTGAAGATAGAAAACCTGCTGATGCAGGATCTACTACattgaaacaaaaagaaattggCTTGCGAATTCCTGATTGGTTACCAGAGAAAAACGATGTTGTAATAATTGAGCCTATTACAAGGCCACCACACCTACGTTCAAAG AAATCGTTAAAAAAAATACCAGTTGTTGAAGTGGATTTCGATAGTGTTCGACAGGattataaaaatgatgaaataaCAGGTAGTGCTCACAAACTTGTACAATTAGAATCGAATAGCACAAATGATAATCTGAAGACAAATAATTCGGTTGAGGCTGCTGAACCTTCAGCATCTAATGATGAAATACCTCCAGTTCCTAAAACAGCTGTACAGTTTATAATgaattggaaaaaaaataaatcgtTTGAAtttagatatatgtatctcAAG CAAATACCTAAGAATAGTTTGTCTAAAATCTTTCAAGATTCTATGGAATCCGACATCTTTAGTGACATATTAGAGGTATTACGAATAGAATATATAAAAAGAGAAGAGTTTATATTTTCATACTTGGAAGATCTCAGCGATGTCAAGCGGTTTAGGACTCTTATCATGTTCATGAGTAACAAAGACAAAGAAA atttaaaaatacttttcgAGCATTGTAAAATAGTAGATAATGTACTATTAGATGAAGTTTTAACTCTACAAGGCAAGTATGAAATCTAA
- the Ift54 gene encoding intraflagellar transport 54, giving the protein MADDVKPEVIKKTQELLGKYFKKPPLTEKLLRKPPFRFLHDIVSAVIRETGFLDGLFTDELNSEYINNKEAKLAYLTKLIDVVKLATGANLTVRASKIISGQEPTKTNELLQAIGMALDKKISSAEAVEHYRKNLEKGKSTLKSKSSARKEEKVTSSKDVQQKRVATGRDKSSSQRKRMPNEAKSTPNNMETHKDESREFKKNADVIQNSGAELTKDKIPSSANKKRSSSDKHKPSTSSVISPETASIQENVNTDKKVDENKKQKEVENKSKQTTYSENNESINNKINENIESIKVEHKEIEETTNEITNQNEEKSDNLMSENQKSQLENINISIPQSSARPKTSLRPPSARPISARPAAPRLRAKPELSLNEEILTPMGTISVIVENAETKEDDDAEDMVVMETRGGGGDSLENTSTFKVDDQLTQEHGHLVAQILETQKELVNNENVDVIPKKTNISWDTSSKRDIIVKEVDKLRNTIQTLTRATNPLGKLLDYFQEDVEIMQKELFEWRSQYQQVNEQLKTEKIKTQELIEPMKETLKEIDQNMKIQLDKICQTKSQIMKNDQRIQTLLNGRV; this is encoded by the exons ATGGCAGACGACGTGAAGCCGGAAGTAATTAAGAAAACGCAAGAACttcttggaaaatattttaaaaagccACCGCTTACTGAAAAACTTCTGAGGAAACCACCGTTCAGGTTTCTCCATGACATCGTGTCTGCG GTGATCAGAGAAACCGGTTTCTTAGACGGCTTATTCACTGACGAACTGAACTCCGAATACATAAACAATAAGGAAGCGAAACTTGCTTATTTAACGAAATTAATCGATGTTGTCA AATTAGCTACTGGTGCTAACTTGACTGTAAGAGCAAGTAAAATCATCTCCGGTCAGGAACCAACTAAGACAAATGAATTACTGCAAGCAATTGGGATGGCTTTGGACAAAAAG ataAGTAGCGCTGAAGCTGTAGAACATTATAGAAAAAACTTGGAAAAGGGTAAATCAACATTAAAAAGTAAATCATCTgcaagaaaagaagaaaaagtaaCATCATCGAAAGATGTCCAACAAAAACGGGTTGCAACAGGCAGAGATAAGTCTTCTAGTCAAAGAAAAAGGATGCCCAATGAAGCTAAATCAACACCAAATAATATGGAAACGCATAAAGATGAGAGtcgagaatttaaaaaaaatgctgATGTTATACAGAATTCAGGAGCTGAA TTGACAAAAGACAAGATTCCTTCGTCCGCAAATAAAAAAAGATCTTCATCGGATAAACATAAACCCAGTACATCCTCTGTAATTTCACCCGAAACAGCTTCCATACAGGAAAATGTAAATACAGACAAAAAAGTTGACGAGAACAAAAAACAGAAGGAAGTTGAAAACAAGTCGAAGCAAACAACATACAGCGAAAACAATGAATctataaataacaaaattaatgaaaatatagaAAGCATAAAGGTAGAGCacaaagaaattgaagaaacaACTAATGAAATTACCAATCAAAATGAGGAGAAAAGTGATAATTTGATGTCAGAAAATCAAAAGTCTCAGTTGGAAAATATAAACATAAG TATTCCACAATCCAGTGCAAGGCCAAAAACTTCATTACGCCCACCTTCTGCAAGACCAATTAGTGCTAGACCCGCAGCACCTAGATTACGGGCAAAGCCAGAATTATCTCTTAACGAAGAAATATT AACACCTATGGGAACTATAAGTGTTATTGTTGAAAATGCTGAAACTAAAGAAGATGATGATGCTGAAGATATGGTAGTTATGGAAACCAGAGGAGGTGGTGGTGATTCTCTAGAGAATACCAGCACATTCAAAGTCGATGATCAATTAACCCAAGAACATGGCCATCTTGTTGCCCAAATATTAGAAACGCAGAAAGAACTAGTTAATAATGAAAACGTGGATGTAATACCTAAGAAAACGAATATT TCGTGGGATACAAGTTCAAAGCGCGACATAATTGTTAAAGAAGTTGATAAACTTCGCAACACAATCCAAACGTTAACTCGTGCGACGAATCCACTTGgaaaattattagattatttTCAG GAGGACGTAGAAATAATGCAGAAAGAATTATTTGAATGGAGGAGCCAGTATCAACAAGTAAACGAACAGTTAAAAACAGAAAAGAT AAAAACACAAGAGTTAATAGAACCTATGAAAGAAACATTGAAAGAAATCGATCAAAATATGAAAATACAGTTGGATAAAATATGTCAGACAAAATCACAAATAATGAAGAATGATCAAAGGATACAAACCTTGTTAAACGGTCGTGTGTGA